From Chryseobacterium shandongense, the proteins below share one genomic window:
- a CDS encoding chemotaxis protein CheB, giving the protein MMLNTENIKTELVIIGGSAGSLKVILEMIKKLNDKISVPVLLVLHRKAHSTNILQALLQQLSPLDVVEIDDKTEIENNKIYITPADYHVLFEDKKIMSLDSSEKMNYSRPSIDVTFKSAAEIYGENLVGVLLSGANADGVEGLSYIKKNRGRVWIQDPETAEVDYMPRHALEAVKYDKIVKPENLSEYINQL; this is encoded by the coding sequence ATGATGTTGAATACCGAAAATATAAAAACAGAATTAGTAATTATAGGAGGTTCCGCAGGAAGTCTCAAGGTTATTCTTGAAATGATTAAAAAACTAAATGACAAAATATCAGTTCCTGTTTTGCTGGTACTACACCGTAAAGCACACTCTACTAATATTCTTCAGGCGTTGCTTCAGCAGTTATCGCCGTTGGATGTTGTAGAAATAGATGATAAAACAGAGATTGAAAACAATAAAATATATATTACGCCGGCAGATTATCATGTTCTTTTTGAGGATAAAAAAATAATGTCGCTGGACAGTTCTGAGAAAATGAATTATTCCCGTCCTTCTATTGATGTTACCTTCAAGTCTGCTGCTGAAATTTATGGTGAAAATCTTGTCGGTGTACTTTTGTCTGGCGCCAATGCCGATGGCGTGGAAGGCCTTTCCTATATCAAAAAAAACAGGGGAAGGGTATGGATTCAGGATCCCGAAACGGCAGAGGTTGATTATATGCCAAGACACGCCCTGGAAGCAGTAAAATATGATAAGATTGTAAAACCCGAAAATCTATCCGAATATATCAATCAGTTATAA
- a CDS encoding CheR family methyltransferase, with translation MLEPSIIKDEEVEYLIKDVYDMYGYDFSEYSRASFKRRVNRICLIDRFTSFAELRYTILNDPEYLKRFIEEITVNVTEMFRDPLFFKALREKILPQLGTYPLIRIWVAGCSTGEEAYSIAILLKEANLYHKSLIYGTDLNPSVLETARSGVFPLQQMKLYSENYILSGGKKDFSDYYTANYDSVKFDKSLQEKLILSTHNLVSDSSFNSFQLIICRNVLIYFDRGLQERVFRLFDNSLENLGFLALGAKETLRFSKLDENYHQVDDQRIWKKLDHN, from the coding sequence ATGCTGGAACCGAGTATCATAAAAGATGAAGAGGTAGAATACTTGATTAAAGATGTTTATGATATGTATGGCTACGATTTTTCAGAATACAGCAGAGCGTCTTTTAAACGCAGGGTAAATCGTATCTGCCTCATAGACCGTTTTACAAGTTTTGCCGAGCTGCGGTACACCATTCTGAATGATCCTGAATATCTGAAACGTTTTATTGAAGAAATTACCGTAAACGTTACCGAAATGTTTCGCGATCCGTTATTTTTCAAGGCGTTGAGAGAAAAAATCCTGCCTCAGCTGGGAACCTATCCGCTTATAAGAATATGGGTTGCCGGCTGTTCTACGGGTGAGGAAGCCTATTCAATCGCCATTCTTCTTAAGGAAGCCAATCTTTACCATAAATCGCTTATTTACGGAACTGATCTTAACCCTTCCGTACTGGAAACTGCAAGATCCGGAGTTTTCCCATTACAGCAGATGAAGTTGTACTCAGAAAATTATATTTTATCGGGAGGAAAAAAGGATTTTTCAGATTATTATACTGCGAACTACGACAGCGTGAAATTTGATAAAAGCTTACAGGAAAAACTCATCCTCTCTACTCATAACCTCGTTTCTGACAGTTCATTTAATAGTTTTCAGCTTATTATATGCAGAAATGTGCTGATCTATTTTGACCGGGGTCTGCAGGAAAGAGTTTTTCGCTTATTTGACAATAGTCTGGAAAATTTAGGTTTTTTAGCCTTAGGTGCGAAAGAAACCCTAAGATTTTCTAAATTAGATGAAAATTATCATCAGGTTGACGATCAGAGAATCTGGAAAAAATTAGACCACAATTAA
- a CDS encoding response regulator, which translates to MNKKVLIVDDDPRNIFALRLTLKSRGYQIVSCTMAQEAIDILKNDNQFTAVLMDMMMPEMDGYEAIKIIRSTPSISQIPVIAVTAQAMPEDRQKCLDAGAQDYVSKPIDVDHLMNAIEKLS; encoded by the coding sequence ATGAATAAAAAAGTTCTAATTGTGGACGATGATCCACGAAATATATTTGCCCTTAGACTGACCCTGAAATCAAGAGGGTATCAGATCGTAAGCTGTACAATGGCTCAGGAAGCTATTGATATTCTGAAAAATGATAATCAGTTCACTGCCGTCCTTATGGACATGATGATGCCGGAAATGGATGGCTACGAAGCGATTAAAATAATAAGAAGCACGCCTTCTATCAGCCAGATACCTGTGATCGCTGTTACCGCACAGGCGATGCCGGAAGACCGTCAGAAATGTCTTGATGCAGGAGCACAGGACTATGTATCAAAGCCGATAGATGTTGATCATTTGATGAATGCCATTGAAAAATTATCGTAA